TTTTCCGGTTTGCTTTACTGTATGGTAGAAGCTCGAAAAATGGATAAAAAATCTTTCAGAAACCTGGTTAAAAAATATCTTCGCGGGGAAACTTCCGAAGCGGAAAACCGCTGGCTGGAAGCGTATGACCGGAAGCTGGACCGCGAGCCAGGTGAGCTTTTATCCCACGATAAGGCAAACCTGATAGAAGAAGATATTGCAAACCGCCTGCGTCAGCACATCCAGGCAGGCCGCGACCGTGGGACAAAAAGTCTTTGGCCGGTTTTCAGAGTGGCAGCACTTATCGCACTCACCCTGGGTCTCGGCTGGTTTTTAGTAATCAAAACGCAGCTTTTTTCCGGGCAAAAACAGGTATCTCAATTCACAGAAATCCAGGTGCCTTATGGAAAGATCAAAAAGCTGAAACTGGAAGACGGTACCCTGGTTACCCTCAATGCGGGCAGCCGTTTCAAATATCCCGGCCATTTCAATGCAGATTCGCGGGAAGTCTGGCTGCAGGGTGAAGCTTATTTCGACGTGAGCCACCAGGCGGGGAAGCCGTTTCTGGTGAGCACCCGGCATGTACAGGTCCAGGTACTTGGTACCCGGTTCAATGTCAATGCATTTCCTGAGAACCATACCGCGCAGGTTTCAGTCGCAGAAGGGAAAGTGGCCGTTCAGGATGTGCGGAAAAGGAATGAAAAGCTGCTACTCCTCGCAGGCGACAAAGCAGATTATGTTGCTGAAAATCAATCTTTAACCAAGACCAGTATAGCAGAAAGCGAAGTGCTGGCCTGGCAAAACGGACATTTGAATTTTAAAAACGAATCCTTTAAAAACGTCGCTGCGGCGCTGGAACGCAGGTATGCAGTAAAAATAGAAGTGGATCAGGCGATTGCAGATTGCCGCATTTACGCGCAGATAGGAAACGACCCGGTAGAAAAAGCGCTGGAAGCATTGACGGTTTTGATGCAGGCGAAACTGAGCGGCGGTGGCAAGGAATTCAGATTTTCAGGAAAACAATGTCAATAACCCAATCGATATGAAAACAGCTAAATCGCCCTAAATCAAAAAACTCCCTGCGCGAACAGGGAGATGAATTCAAATGCAGGATTTTTGGTGAGCGAAGGCCTAGGAACCAGATACGCTTCACCGGTTACAAACACTTAATTCATTCTAAAAGTATGAAATCGATATCGTTTACCAAACGATTTTACGGCTATGTCATGAAACTATCGGCCATCGTCATGGTTGTAGTTGGCCTTACCAGCACCGTCGCCATATCGGGTACCGCGTTGGGGCAGAAGATCCTGGACCAGAAAGTCACGCTTCGCATCCAGAATACCCCGCTAACCGATGCGCTCGATCAGCTATCGGACCGCACGGGTGTCAAATTCCTTTATTCGGCCGAAGCAATACGTGCTTCCAGACCTGTTACCGCTGATTTTCAAAACAAAACATTAAAAACCGTACTCGATAACCTGCTGCCGCCGGCCAGATTGAAGTATGTGCTCGAAGGCGAGTACATCATTGTCAAACCTGATTTGCCTGCTATCAAAAGCAAAGCCAGCGCGCAGGCGGAAACGGAGGTAACGGGCAAGGTGCTTGATGAAAAAGGTGCCGGCCTGCCGGGTGTCAATATTGCGATCAAAGGCACCACAAAAGGTACCAGTACGGATGTGGAGGGGAATTTCAAACTGGTAGTCGACGGAAATACCAGTGTGCTGGTCTTCTCTTTCGTCGGTTACCAGGGGCAGGAAGTTACGGTCGGCGATCAGACTGCATTTGAGATCAAACTGGTGCCGGACAACAGCCAGCTGAACGAGGTGGTGGTGATCGGATACGGTACCCAGAAAGTAGCGGATCTCACAGGCTCGGTGGCTTCGATCAATACCACTACCACCCGCTCACTCCCTGTTTCAACGATCGACCAGAAAATGATAGGTCAGGTGGCGGGTGTGCAGATCCAGCAGGTATCCGGCGCTCCCGGTGCCGGTTCTTCCGTTAAAATCCGGGGTAGCGGCTCGCTGGGGGCTGGAAACGAGCCGCTTTATGTAGTGGACGGAATGCCTTATTCTTCGGGGTTGAATGCCAATACCAACCCGCTTCTTTTTATTAATCCGAATGATATCGAGTCGGTGACGGTGCTGAAAGATGCATCTTCCACTGCTATTTACGGTTCGCGCGGGGCGAACGGGGTGATTATGATCACGACCAAAAAAGCCGGTTATGATCGTACAGATGTAAGTTTTTCGTCCATGCGCGGGGTGCAAACCGTACCGCAACGCGGCCGGCCGCAGCTGATGAACCAGCGCGAATTTGCCGACTTTCAGCGCGACAGGATTGCGATTGCAGTGAGGCGGCTGGAAAACCGCGCGGCAACTATTGAAGACTATCCCGAAGCATACCGCAACCTCGACGCACTGCAAGGCCCCGGTACCGACTGGTACGATCTGCTGCTGCAATCGGCTCCGGTTCAGGATCATAACCTGAGCATTCAGAAAGGCTCGAAAGAATCGCTGTTGTCTTTCAGCCTGGGTTACTTCAATCAGGAAGGCACCGTTAAATACACAGGCGTGGAGCGTTTCAGCAGCCGGATCGGGTTTGATTCGAAAATCGGAAAGGTCTTTAAAGTCGGCGCTTCGCTGCAGCCAACTTATATCAATCAGAAAAGAACCCAGACAAATTCCAACCGGGGGGATATATTGGGGGTTGCTAACTGGGCCAATCCGGTGACGTCGCCGTATGACGCAAATGGCGAGCTGGTGCCCTACATTGTTTCACCCCAAAGCAAGTACCATTCGGCGTGGAGCTTTGCCAACCCCCTTTTCGTTTTGCGGGAAACCGTCCAGTCGGAGCGTAGCTTCCAAAATCTGGGCATTGCGTTTGCGGAGTGGGACATTACCCCAGAGCTGCGTTTCAAAACTTCTATCAATACCATTTGGTCAACGTCGAAATTCAGCCAATACATTCCAAGTACGGTCGGCTCGCCCAATACACCGCCGGTGGCAGGTACAGGTTCTGCCATAAAAAATACCGGACAAAGCTTTAACTGGCTGGTTGAAAACACCTTGAATTATGAAAAGGAATTCGGCGACCACCGCATCAATGCGCTGCTCGGCTACACTACCCAGAAGTTCAGGGGGACAAGTGTTTCGCTTACCGCCAAACCGTTCGCAAATGACCTGATCCAGACGATCAATGCGGCTCAGGCGATCAATGCCTGGGGGGAGGATGTGAACGAGTGGAGCATGATCTCATACCTGGGCAGACTGAACTACGCGTTTAAAAACCGCTATTTGCTCACCGCCACATTCCGTTCTGATGGTTCTTCCCGCTTCGGGGCCAATAATCGGTTTGCATTTTTTCCCTCAGTCGCTGCCGCGTGGCGCGTGTCGGAAGAGGCATTTTTTCAGGAGAACAAGCTGATCAATAATCTCAAGCTGCGGGCCAGTTTTGGTAAAAGCGGAAATAACAATATCGGTAACTACTCCCATTTGGCCGCGATCAGTGCGGGCGCTTATGTATTTGGTAATAATCAGGTTACGGCTGCTACTGTCGGGCTTTCAAATCCTTTCCTGGGCTGGGAAGAGTCGAACCAGATCGACGTAGGTGCCGACCTGGAAATGTTCAACAGCCGGCTTTCGCTCGCGGTGGATTATTATTACCGGAAAAGCATGAATATGCTGCTTCCCGATGTGATCCCTGCGATTACGGGTTTCAATTCACAAACTGTCAACAAAGGAAATATCCGCAATACGGGCATTGAGATTGCCCTGGGAGGCACGCCGGTGGCGGGCACTTTCAACTGGGATGTGAACCTGAACCTCGCTTTCAACCGCAACAGGGTACTGTCGCTCAACGACAACGGTGACCGCATTTTGGCGGGTAACAACGACAACAATGCAACCAATGTGACGGTGGTCGGAAAGCCGATCGGCCAGTTTTTTGGGTATGTGTTCGACGGCTTGTATACCGCCGAGGATATTGCTAACCCGGAAATTATCAAAACGCCGCAGGTTTACGAAGGAAATATCCGCTACAGGGATATCAATGGCGACGGGGTAATTACGGATATGCTGGACTACACAATTATCGGCAATCCTCAGCCCGACTTCATTTTCGGCTTTACCAACAGTTTTTCTTACAAAGGATTAAGTCTGAACGTAATTGTAAATGGTCAGCGCGGCGGCCAGGTGATGAACGGGCTCAGGCAAACGGTAGACAACCTGCAGGGGTTTTTCAATGTGAGCCAGGAATGGACCAACCGATGGAAGAGCGCCGAAAATCCCGGTGACGGCAGGCATTACGGTATTCCGAAACTTACCCCGAGCCTGGGGCACCGTGTTTCCAGCTTGTGGGTTGAAGATGCCAGTTACCTGCGGATCAGCAATGTAACGCTGGGTTATTCGCTGCCCGACCAGCTCATGAAAGCGACGCGGTTTATCAAAGGTGCGCGCATTTACGCGACCGTGCAAAACCTGGCGATGTTCACCAAATATGGCGGTGCAAATCCAGAGGCGCAGAATGCGAGTGTGAGCAATACGCTCGCGCCGGGAATTGATATGTCGGCATACCCGCTTTCAAGGACCGTATCAGGGGGTATTAACCTGACATTTTAACGTTACGGGGATTTTTGTAAAAGATTAAAAATCAATTGAAATGAAAAAGATATTCCTGCTGCTTACGCTCGCTTTGGTTACAGGCTGCAAAAACGATTTTCTGGAACTTTATCCGGAAACGACATTGAACGAAAGCAATTTTTATAAATCGGAAGTGGAGTTCATACTACTGGCCAACGGTTGTTATGTTCCGCTGCGCAATCTCGAACGGGTGGAACACTGGGTAATGGCCGAACTACCTTCCGACAACGGGAGCTTTCAATACAGTACGGTGACGGGAGAGGCGTCGAAAGGTGTTATAGATCAGTTCATTATGTCTACCAGTAATGTGGCATATGCAAATTTTTGGAATACATCCTATAACGGAATTACCAGGACAAATAAGCTGCTGAACGAGATAGACCGGCCCGAGGTAAGCTGGGCTAAAATGTCGTACAAGGAGCGTACTGCCGGCGAGGCGAAGTTTTTGCGTGCGTTGTATTATTTCAATTTGGTAAGGCAGTACGGCGGCGTGCCGCTGGTGCTCAAACCCATCAGTGCCCAGGAAGCGGTAGGCATTAAAAGGGCAACCGAGGAAGAAATTTACAGTACGATTATCGACGACCTCAAAGCGGCTGTCACCCACTTTAAAGCTGCCCGGGACGTAGAGGAAAACGGCAGGGCCGGCGAGGGGGCTGCTCTCGGGCTTTTGGGTAAAGTATACCTTACCAATCATCAATATGAATTGGCTGCCAGTGTGTTGAAAGAAGTGATTGATTTGGGTAAGTATAGTTTGCTGCCCACCTATGCCGACGTGTTCAATCCTGCTGCAAAGGATTTTAAGGAAACCATTTTTGCGGTACAATATTCGGAAAACACCGCGGAGCTGGCCAACCGTTTTCTGTTCTGGTTCGCGCCCTGGTCGTCGGCTGGGGAGGTAACAAAGCGACCGAATATCACACTTCAGGGAGGCGGCTGGAACCAGCCTACCGATGATCTGCTGGCCGCATTCGAAGCGGGTGACAAACGGAAAGAAGTTTCAATTGCATTCTGGACGGGTAAAGATTGGGATGGGACAATTCGTTCAATTCCTTATTGCAACAAATTCAAAGCGCCGCTGGCAGCGCCGGATGACCGTACGGGCGACAATTTTCCCATTCTCCGCTATTCCGATATTCTCCTGATGTACGCGGAGGCATTGAACGAGCAAGGAAAAACGACCGAGGCAATCCCGTTTGTGCAGCAGGTGCGCACGCGGGCCGGACTCACGAAAGCAATTACAGGTTTGACTAAAACACAATTAACAGACCAGATCGCCAAAGAGCGACAGGTGGAATTTTGTTTCGAGAACCAGCGGTTGTACGACCTGAAACGGACCGGGAAAGCCCTGGAAGTACTCACTGCGCACGGTGCGCGGGAAAAGGCGAAAAAATCATTTCTGTACGCGGCTGCATTTGAAATGAGTGCATTTAAACTCCTCGCGCCGATACCGGAAGAGCAGGTCCTTATCAACAAACTCCAGCAAAATCCAGGGTATTAAATTTCAGACCTTATGAAAAAGATCATTCAGATAAGCTTCTTTCTTGCAATCGCATTTGCCTCGGTTTTCGCGGTACGTGTGAGCCGGCAAAAGCCTGCCAAGCCCAATGTAATCATCATCCTGGCCGATCAGTGGCGGGCGGAGGCGGTAGGTTATGCAGGTAACAAAGATGTGAAAACGCCGCATATCGACAGACTGGCCGGCCAAAGCGTAAACTTTAAAACAGCTGTCTCGACCATGCCGGTTTGTACACCCTACCGCGCCTCGCTGCTGACAGGCCAAT
This Dyadobacter sp. UC 10 DNA region includes the following protein-coding sequences:
- a CDS encoding RagB/SusD family nutrient uptake outer membrane protein, which produces MKKIFLLLTLALVTGCKNDFLELYPETTLNESNFYKSEVEFILLANGCYVPLRNLERVEHWVMAELPSDNGSFQYSTVTGEASKGVIDQFIMSTSNVAYANFWNTSYNGITRTNKLLNEIDRPEVSWAKMSYKERTAGEAKFLRALYYFNLVRQYGGVPLVLKPISAQEAVGIKRATEEEIYSTIIDDLKAAVTHFKAARDVEENGRAGEGAALGLLGKVYLTNHQYELAASVLKEVIDLGKYSLLPTYADVFNPAAKDFKETIFAVQYSENTAELANRFLFWFAPWSSAGEVTKRPNITLQGGGWNQPTDDLLAAFEAGDKRKEVSIAFWTGKDWDGTIRSIPYCNKFKAPLAAPDDRTGDNFPILRYSDILLMYAEALNEQGKTTEAIPFVQQVRTRAGLTKAITGLTKTQLTDQIAKERQVEFCFENQRLYDLKRTGKALEVLTAHGAREKAKKSFLYAAAFEMSAFKLLAPIPEEQVLINKLQQNPGY
- a CDS encoding TonB-dependent receptor, translating into MKSISFTKRFYGYVMKLSAIVMVVVGLTSTVAISGTALGQKILDQKVTLRIQNTPLTDALDQLSDRTGVKFLYSAEAIRASRPVTADFQNKTLKTVLDNLLPPARLKYVLEGEYIIVKPDLPAIKSKASAQAETEVTGKVLDEKGAGLPGVNIAIKGTTKGTSTDVEGNFKLVVDGNTSVLVFSFVGYQGQEVTVGDQTAFEIKLVPDNSQLNEVVVIGYGTQKVADLTGSVASINTTTTRSLPVSTIDQKMIGQVAGVQIQQVSGAPGAGSSVKIRGSGSLGAGNEPLYVVDGMPYSSGLNANTNPLLFINPNDIESVTVLKDASSTAIYGSRGANGVIMITTKKAGYDRTDVSFSSMRGVQTVPQRGRPQLMNQREFADFQRDRIAIAVRRLENRAATIEDYPEAYRNLDALQGPGTDWYDLLLQSAPVQDHNLSIQKGSKESLLSFSLGYFNQEGTVKYTGVERFSSRIGFDSKIGKVFKVGASLQPTYINQKRTQTNSNRGDILGVANWANPVTSPYDANGELVPYIVSPQSKYHSAWSFANPLFVLRETVQSERSFQNLGIAFAEWDITPELRFKTSINTIWSTSKFSQYIPSTVGSPNTPPVAGTGSAIKNTGQSFNWLVENTLNYEKEFGDHRINALLGYTTQKFRGTSVSLTAKPFANDLIQTINAAQAINAWGEDVNEWSMISYLGRLNYAFKNRYLLTATFRSDGSSRFGANNRFAFFPSVAAAWRVSEEAFFQENKLINNLKLRASFGKSGNNNIGNYSHLAAISAGAYVFGNNQVTAATVGLSNPFLGWEESNQIDVGADLEMFNSRLSLAVDYYYRKSMNMLLPDVIPAITGFNSQTVNKGNIRNTGIEIALGGTPVAGTFNWDVNLNLAFNRNRVLSLNDNGDRILAGNNDNNATNVTVVGKPIGQFFGYVFDGLYTAEDIANPEIIKTPQVYEGNIRYRDINGDGVITDMLDYTIIGNPQPDFIFGFTNSFSYKGLSLNVIVNGQRGGQVMNGLRQTVDNLQGFFNVSQEWTNRWKSAENPGDGRHYGIPKLTPSLGHRVSSLWVEDASYLRISNVTLGYSLPDQLMKATRFIKGARIYATVQNLAMFTKYGGANPEAQNASVSNTLAPGIDMSAYPLSRTVSGGINLTF
- a CDS encoding FecR family protein, whose translation is MDKKSFRNLVKKYLRGETSEAENRWLEAYDRKLDREPGELLSHDKANLIEEDIANRLRQHIQAGRDRGTKSLWPVFRVAALIALTLGLGWFLVIKTQLFSGQKQVSQFTEIQVPYGKIKKLKLEDGTLVTLNAGSRFKYPGHFNADSREVWLQGEAYFDVSHQAGKPFLVSTRHVQVQVLGTRFNVNAFPENHTAQVSVAEGKVAVQDVRKRNEKLLLLAGDKADYVAENQSLTKTSIAESEVLAWQNGHLNFKNESFKNVAAALERRYAVKIEVDQAIADCRIYAQIGNDPVEKALEALTVLMQAKLSGGGKEFRFSGKQCQ